One segment of Triticum aestivum cultivar Chinese Spring chromosome 2A, IWGSC CS RefSeq v2.1, whole genome shotgun sequence DNA contains the following:
- the LOC123189743 gene encoding receptor-like serine/threonine-protein kinase ALE2 produces the protein MRPRGAALLLLLAALSSVYVPLGTASSTTITAYLLGLWSRNHRHSVLSPAPAPSPGPQSASVYHPVHRHHRKRPRVAPPSSSPSFERQDCSGITCSAPLTSTPIGSPCGCVYPMQIQLDLSVAPYQLFPRVDELEIEIAAGTFLKQSQVRIMGAGGSIQDPDKTTVTIDLVPLGQKFDRTSALLISNRFLRKKVPIKSSIFGDYDVTYVHYPGLPSSVPNIPGSLGPISSNEYPFGANVHNGSHPKISSKIVAIIALSAVVFVLTCFGICIICKYKGRQKPHGIGHASNSSNTRKTGMRSSFSSMTSSTASFPSTIATCPRTVKTFSISELEKATDKFSFNRIIGEGGYGRVYRGIVEDGVEVAVKLLTGKHQNRDREFIAEVEMLSRLHHRNLVKLVGICVERSTRCLVFELVPNGSVESHLHGPDKIYGPLDFDTRMKIALGAARGLAYLHEDANPHVIHRDFKASNVLLENDFTAKVADFGLAKEASEGIEHISTQVMGTFGYVAPEYAMTGHLLVKSDVYSYGVVLLELLSGRKPVDMTQPPGSENLVTWARPLLTNREGLQLLADPSLPAASRDMEKLGKAAAIASMCVHVEAAQRPFMGEVVQALKLIYSGGNEETCSGSLGGGGGTPTEEEEESPWNDGGRSCSWHDDSDAPSWPRVPGAPRASAAAGYSSDLAEEPSARRPRSTPSAVLDRIESLAAYDWSGPLRTRARNFYRLRGSMSEHGHRPSDDGSVEGDWI, from the exons ATGCGGCCGCGGGGAGCcgccctgctcctcctcctcgccgcgctCTCCTCCGTTTATG TGCCACTGGGAACGGCAAGCTCAACAACCATCACGGCCTATTTACTTGGATTATGGAGTAGAAATCATCGGCATTCGGTTCTTTCCCCTGCACCAGCCCCTTCTCCGGGGCCTCAAA GTGCCTCTGTTTATCACCCAGTGCATAGGCATCACAGAAAACGGCCTCGTGTCGCCCCACCGTCTTCGTCACCATCATTCGAAAGACAAG ATTGCAGTGGGATAACTTGTTCCGCTCCGCTCACTTCTACTCCAATCGGTTCCCCTTGTGGTTGTGTATATCCTATGCAAATTCAGCTCGATCTTAGTGTGGCGCCGTACCAGTTGTTCCCTAGAGTTGATGAGCTAGAAATCGAGATTGCAGCAGGTACATTCCTGAAACAGAGTCAAGTTCGGATAATGGGTGCTGGGGGCAGTATTCAAGATCCAGATAAGACTACGGTCACCATCGATTTGGTGCCACTAGGTCAGAAGTTTGATAGGACTTCAGCCTTGCTGATTAGCAACAGATTTTTGCGAAAGAAGGTTCCTATAAAGTCATCTATTTTTGGTGATTATGATGTAACATATGTTCATTATCCTG GCCTTCCTTCTTCAGTACCTAATATCCCAGGATCCTTGGGTCCAATAAGCAGCAATGAGTATCCCTTTGGTGCAAATGTACACAATGGAAGCCATCCGAAGATTAGCTCCAAAATTGTCGCCATAATTGCTCTGTCAGCTGTTGTGTTTGTTTTGACATGTTTTGGCATCTGCATCATATGCAAATACAAAGGACGCCAAAAGCCTCATGGAATTGGTCATGCTTCAAATTCCTCGAACACCAGAAAAACAG GTATGAGGTCATCGTTCTCCAGTATGACTAGCTCGACAGCATCTTTTCCTTCGACTATAGCAACCTGCCCGCGCACGGTTAAGACATTCTCAATTTCTGAGCTTGAGAAGGCAACAGACAAATTTAGCTTCAACAGAATAATAGGTGAAGGAGGGTATGGACGTGTTTATCGCGGCATAGTTGAAGATGGAGTTGAGGTAGCTGTCAAATTGCTCACTGGGAAACATCAAAACAGAGACCGTGAGTTCATCGCAGAGGTTGAGATGCTAAGTCGTTTGCATCACCGCAATCTCGTCAAGTTGGTCGGTATATGCGTTGAACGGAGCACGCGGTGCTTGGTATTTGAGCTTGTGCCAAATGGAAGCGTGGAGTCACACCTGCATG GTCCAGATAAAATATATGGCCCACTTGACTTCGACACCAGAATGAAAATAGCGCTGGGTGCAGCAAGGGGTCTGGCCTACCTGCATGAGGATGCCAATCCCCATGTTATTCACCGTGATTTCAAGGCTAGTAATGTTCTACTGGAGAACGATTTCACCGCCAAGGTTGCGGATTTCGGGTTGGCGAAGGAAGCATCAGAAGGAATTGAGCACATTTCCACTCAGGTCATGGGAACTTTCGG GTACGTTGCCCCGGAGTATGCAATGACGGGGCATCTCCTTGTCAAGAGCGACGTGTACAGCTACGGCGTGGTGCTCCTGGAGCTCCTGTCGGGCCGGAAGCCGGTGGACATGACCCAGCCGCCAGGTTCCGAGAACCTGGTCACCTGGGCGCGCCCGCTGCTGACCAACCGGGAGGGCCTGCAGCTGCTGGCGGACCCGTCCCTGCCGGCGGCGAGCCGCGACATGGAGAAGCTGGGCAAGGCGGCGGCCATCGCGTCCATGTGCGTGCACGTGGAGGCGGCGCAGCGGCCGTTCATGGGCGAGGTGGTGCAGGCGCTGAAGCTGATCTACAGCGGCGGCAACGAGGAGACCTGCAGCGGCtccctgggcggcggcggcggcacgcccacggaggaggaggaggagtccccgTGGAACGACGGCGGCAGGAGCTGCTCGTGGCACGACGACAGCGACGCGCCGTCCTGGCCGCGCGTCCCCGGGGCGCCCCGCGCGAGCGCGGCCGCGGGCTACAGCTCGGACCTCGCGGAGGAGccgtcggcgcggcggccgcggtcgACGCCGAGCGCCGTGCTGGACAGGATCGAGTCCCTGGCGGCGTACGACTGGTCCGGCCCGCTGAGGACCAGGGCCAGGAACTTCTACCGGCTGAGGGGCAGCATGAGCGAGCACGGCCACCGCCCTTCCGACGACGGCAGCGTCGAGGGCGACTGGATATAG